The Candidatus Methanoplasma cognatum genome contains the following window.
ATCAATGGCCGCTGACGGCGTCAGCGAGATCGTTGCGCTGCCGCTTTTTGTAGCGTCTGGGAGGCATACGACACAGGACATACCATGCAAACTCGGAATACCGGAAGGATACGGGAGCTTTGTGTCGGCCAAGTATGGCAAAGACATCATGATCCATTACAATGAGCCTTTTGGCGATGACCCTGGCGTCACGCAGGTCCTGCTGGAGAAACTGAAGAAGATGGGCTGCTCCGAAAACACCGGGGTATTGCTTGTTGCACATGGCTCCCCGATGAAACATAACGCCGACCTTGTCAACATGACGTCCGACCGCCTGAAAGCATCCGGCGTCAGGAATGTGTTTGTCGGTTTCAACGAATATAATGAACCGACCATAGAGCATTCGTACGAGGAGATGATAGCATCTGGATTCGAAAGAGTGATCGTACTTCCTATGTTTCTCGCTTCCGGCGCTCATATCGGTGAGGAGATACCGGAGAAATTAGGCATACCTGCAGGCAGCAACGGGGGGATAGTGGAGAGAGGAGGCAGGAGCATTTCGGTTTCCTATGCCGAACCCCTTGGACTCAATCCGGACATGAATGATATCCTAGTCAAAAAGATCGAAAAAAGCAGCGCAACATGAACACCGCAACGAGAGATTTGAGGTAATTGCAAAGAGTTTCAGCTCGGATCCGAGAAGGACCTCTTTATTGCGGCTATCATGTCCTCAAACGTTGCCCTTTCAGGGATAATGTCCACTTTTATACCGAGAGACGTCAGCATATCGATCGTAGGTCTGCCTATCGCGGCAACCTTTACCTTACTAAGCATGTCTGCGGTTTTAATGGCCCTGCTCTCAGCGGCCTCTGCAAAGGACTGTGCGGAAAGGGGACTCGTGAAGGCGAACACATCTATCTTTCCCATATTTCCCGCATCCAGTATCTCTTTGAGATATCCTGGATCAGCGGGCTTCAGACTATAGGCGGCAAAATCTACGACCTCCGCACCCGCTGCGGCAAGGCCCTGATCAAGGACGCGCGAGCCGCGGTCCGATCTTATGAGTATCACTTTCTTCCCCTTTACGGATCCGCGCAGATGTCCGACTATGCCTTCTGAACTATACTCCTCCGGCATCGAATCCGTGGCCACTCCCAAATGCTCCAAAGCCTCTGCGGTTCCCGGCCCGATGGATACGACATGCGCACCTGCGACGGAATCTCTGAACAGCGGAGACCTTCCGCATTCCTCCGCAGCCGTTGCAGACGTAAATACGACGACATCACCGCGCCTTATCGTCCGGAGCAACTGTTCCGTATCCGAGATGCTGCGAGGCATTATCTCAAGAGACGGCGCCGCCATGACGGTGAACCCTTCTGACTCGGCCAAAGATATGGA
Protein-coding sequences here:
- a CDS encoding sirohydrochlorin cobaltochelatase — encoded protein: SMAADGVSEIVALPLFVASGRHTTQDIPCKLGIPEGYGSFVSAKYGKDIMIHYNEPFGDDPGVTQVLLEKLKKMGCSENTGVLLVAHGSPMKHNADLVNMTSDRLKASGVRNVFVGFNEYNEPTIEHSYEEMIASGFERVIVLPMFLASGAHIGEEIPEKLGIPAGSNGGIVERGGRSISVSYAEPLGLNPDMNDILVKKIEKSSAT
- a CDS encoding uroporphyrinogen-III synthase, which gives rise to MTVIAFTRPKRRLSESISLAESEGFTVMAAPSLEIMPRSISDTEQLLRTIRRGDVVVFTSATAAEECGRSPLFRDSVAGAHVVSIGPGTAEALEHLGVATDSMPEEYSSEGIVGHLRGSVKGKKVILIRSDRGSRVLDQGLAAAGAEVVDFAAYSLKPADPGYLKEILDAGNMGKIDVFAFTSPLSAQSFAEAAESRAIKTADMLSKVKVAAIGRPTIDMLTSLGIKVDIIPERATFEDMIAAIKRSFSDPS